In Setaria viridis chromosome 5, Setaria_viridis_v4.0, whole genome shotgun sequence, the genomic stretch CACTTTACTGTCCATAGCGTCAGCTCTGAGAACATCTAGCTCGAATATAGTGCCAGCTCTCTGGCTCTGCAAGGCAGTAGTTTGTAAAAAGTTTGGTGacagtttctttttttcttttcagaacTTGTTTGTTGAATGAAGTATAGTATCGTGTTGTTGTTCTGTTACCTGTTCAATGCCGCCGAGGAAAGAACCACTCTATAGGGAACTGAATCTGTTCAGCCTTTTTGTCAAGCGAGACTGCGAGAACGGCTGTCTGTCGGTTTCTCATGCTCATGCAATTTGGATTTTTCCTTGCAAGTTTATGAAGGGGCTATCGTTTTAGCTTCGCTGGCAAATGATTTGTCAAACTGGCGCGAATGAATCGTCGATTCATCTACCGGCGCACTGCAGGTACAACCCAGTAGGAAAATTTGGCTCGACCTGCCTAGATGGACGGCAACAACCTACCAGAACCGACGGCTTGTGGCTTGGGAGCTGTGGTACGAATAAGAACAAAAGAATACATTCTAAATAACTTAAATATTTTGGACACTATTTAAAATTATTCATGCCTCCCTAACCCTTGCAAGCGTTTACCAGTGGGGGGCATGATAAACAGTCGTCAAACCTTGCTTGGCTTCGAGTCTATAAGATTTCCTTATGAGCTTATATTTCTTCGTGCAGCCTCATCGTCACATGTCTTAGCAGTGATTAGTCAAATGATTGTATGGTCTAAAATGCTATCATATGATACTAAAACGTTGTTAAACCGAAACAGATTGATTTTCACTTATTGAAACAtaatggatgaaaaatacaactttttttttcagattatGATCTCATAGAAATTTGGAAAAGCAACAAATGGGCCTAGTGGGCTACTCTAACAATAGGCCCAGTAAGACGAATTGCGTTTTTTTtcggtggggggggggggggggggggggggggcaactGCTTGTACCTCTGGCCCATGCTAgttgccgcctccgcctcccttcGCGATGCCTTTTTCCCCCCTCTTCTcgtcgagccgccgccgccgccgacggcgagcttCTGCCGGTGAGGCGAGCCGCCGTCTCGGACCCTAAAACCTATTTCCGACACACCTACTCCCTTAACCATGGAGGACGCCCTCGCTACATCGCCTCTGGCGCCTCCTCCtgcccccctcgccgccgctgccgtcctcACTCGGCGGCGGTCGCACCTTGACAGCGCCTCTTACCGCACGCTCTCCCGCCTCTTCTCCCactgcctccacctccacccgtCTCCCCGCGAGGGCACCGCGCTGCCCGAggccgagcccgccgccgcgaaCCCTACCGGCGGGGACTCCGGCGATTCCCTACAGGTGCCCAGAGGCGCCGATTTTGATCCTCTGAAGAATGtggagaaggaggcggcggaTGCGGGAGGCCCTCCGCTCTACGGGACCGTCTCGCCAGCAAGGGAGCAACCGGCCGCGGCGAACCCTACCGGCAACCCTTGTGAGGCTGGGGCTCCGCAACGCTCACATGATGATGCGAACGAGGTAGTTGCTGTAGAAAGCACCTGTGTTAACACCGGAGCTGGGGTCGACGAGTCGGGGATTGGAGCTGAACTGGTGGATGTGGGGGACGATGCTCTGAAGTCGGTGAAGGCTTGCTTGGAGATGACTGAGGTTGACGAATCCGTAGAGGGAGCATTGGGTAATGAAGATGGGCAGCTACTGCTTGATGCAATGATGACCAACTTCACGGGGCTGATTGATGATGTTGGTGCTGGCGTGGTACCAGCGCAGCCTTGTGTGGTTTCTGGAGGCGAGCTGCAGAATAGCAAGGCATCTGAGGATTTAAACCAATCAGTAGGTCGGATTGAAGACGGAGAACCCGTGACCAATTTAGATCATGAGCTGAATGGTGATGGTGGTTTTGAGGAAGGAGAAATTGAGGGGGAGTTTCAGGCTTTGGATTCAGAAGAATCCGGAGATTCCGAGCTCGGAGACAATGATGACTCTGAAGAGAAATTGGGTGGTGATTCTGTTAGCAGAGGCTCAGGGGCGAACAAATCTTCTGATCATGGCACACAGTTTGGGAATTTGCACTCAACACCTGAAATTATAGGAAATGGTCATCTTACACTGAACAATGATGGTGTCAGGGGTGGTGCACAAATATCTGTTACCAGGGCTCCAGCTGTCAGTTATGATGAAATTGTGGATTGGAATGGGACTCCACTTCCTGATAATATGGTATTGAATACATCGCTCTTTTTTATAAACCAATATTGGTTTCAAGCATTACTTATTTGTTGCTTCTTCTGTGTAATGAATTAATAACGTATTTTCCAGTTCGTTTACCTAGTGAGGTTTTCAATGTTTCATGTGATGCCAATGTTTACCCATATTGAATTCAGTAGCTTATTTTTTACAAATCATACATGTCTTGATTTTAAATCCCACACCTTACAAGTTACAACGATACAACATTGCACTCTGTAATAGGAGCACAAAACTTCATGCTGCACATGGCCGTCTTTGTGCCATGATTACATTACGTTCTTctctgctgattttttttttggctggatATACTGATTTTCAACATCTGCTCTTCAAATCTATTACAGGCTCCCAACCctgggaagaaaagaaaacgctCTATGACAGAAGAGAGGAAGGCTAAAAAGACAGTATGTTATGGTTTTGGCACCATTTGAATTCCAATCGCTATTGTATGAACTGTGTCTTGTAAAGTGTAAAATTTGTTTTCTAATGTTATTGACAATTGATGTgcaggaaaataaaagaaagaagcgAGCACAGCAACGGATAGCTGATGGAGTCAATAGACCAAAAATTCAACATGTTATGAAGCCAAAAAAACCTTGCCACTTCTATGACCATGGGAAGTGCCAACAGGTAAGTTTTATCTAACCAACCTAACTTATTTCACTTAGAGCATATTGTGTTTTTCATCTAGTGCTGCTTCACTTTTTACATTTTCTGCCTTCCTTTAGGCTGAAAGTTCATCTATGGTTGATTCCTTTGTAGTCATAGATTGCTAGTGGTTGAGTCATATCAAATGAGAAAGAAATAAACCTAAGttgtttgatgtgtataaattTCTATTTCATGCTCAGTGGATAATTTTTTGTCGATAGTTAGAGAatctgattttctttttctcttttgcaGGGAAATAAGTGCAAGTTCTCCCATGATTTTACACCTTCAACAAAATCTAAGGTATTTATGTTATCAAATATATCATTTGGTTGTAGTGTTTCTTGTGCACTACAATTATACTGTTATATGTGTAGTGAGTTTTGTATGGGGGTTTCTCCTTCAAGCTAAACCTATTCTCCAAAGCCATCCCTCAATCCGTACTGAGTTACGGTCCTATATGTAGGATGTAGGAATAGGATACCAATTCCACCCacttaaaaaaggaaaagaaaaacatgagCACATTTCGTTCATACTTACGCATACTCTATATTTCAGCAAGGCTCCATTTCAAACTTGAGCAAGATAGTAAAAACAGAATGTCCCTACTGATGCTTACAATTAAGGTTTTACACAAAATTATGAGTTCTCTGAGCTCGCATGATACATCAAAATGCATCTAACTACTCTTGGTTTTGATGCATGtcatgtttttcttacaccttTTTCATTCTTGCAGCCCTGCAAGCATTTTGCGTGTGGTTCTTGTTTGAAAGGAGATGATTGTCCATATGATCATGAGTTGTCAAAGTATGAATGCCATAACTATAAGAACAATGGCATGTGCATCAGAGGTGATAGATGCAAATTCTCTCATGTGGTACGTAATTGACCTAATGTTTTTCTGCCATTTTACTTATTTAAGTATCGCCTGGGATATTTTTACTGCCATTAAATATTTATATACAAATTTCATTCTTTATCAGATGCAAACTACAGAAGGTACTCCCACACAAGATGCAAAGCCATCTGATGCTTCACTGGCATATGAGAAAACAAACCTCAGAGAGCATACAAGCAGCCAGAAAACCTCAACAGTTCACAATGGTGAACCTGTGACATCTGCTCCTACCAAACAACAGTGTTCCATCCTAAAAAATCTGGCTGGCTTCTCGATCAATTCTCAAAATGTGTCTAATCGTATTCCAAAGGGTGTACAGTTTCTTCCGATTGATAAAAGTGGATCAAATTTGAGCAGCCTCCGCCTGGGTGCTTTGTCTATTGAGAAGCCTAGGAATGCAAATGCCACTCAACATCAGTACCTTAGAGAACATGAAGCAGAAAGGCAAAAGATCGCCAAGCAAAATGGCCAGGAATCACTGCTTGATGAGAAGAATTCATCAAACGAAGCAACTGTGCATCCATTTTCAGACCCAAAAAAAGCTACTTTACCTATTAGTTCTACTGCAACATCAGTACATACTCAGCCTGAAGTCTCAGAGGCCTCTAGGATTTTGCAGGAGTTCTTGTTTGGTGCTGGCAGTTAGCGGAAAATAGCCTGAATTCTCAGTGTGCGCTATTCTGCCTTTTGATACCTCTATTTTACACATGTTTGTGTTATATAGTAAGTCGATACAAATTTTCCGGTTTTAGTTTACATGGATTGAGTTCATGCCCATGATTATGCGACTCTTCTGATACTGTGCCTCCATTTTCCTTATCACAACTGCACATTGTAAGTTTATTCTACACAGATACATTTCATTCTAGTACGAAAATTAGTTCACGAAAGGGGCTATTGAGGTAGGCGTGCCCCAGGCGCTGGTGCTAGTTATATGGAGCACATAGTTTCTCACAGTGGATGTGGTTACTGGTTGATGAGCCTCCTTGAGTTGGTACTTGCCTGAATTAACTTTGACTTCAATTGTAGTGAACTGCACTTTCCAAGTCATTCCTCAGTTAAGAcgtggactttatactttgccCATCATGCAATTTATATGAATTTGAACATAATATTGATTCATGAATCAACTATCTCCATGTTCTTGCCTTCATTTTGGttgatatatattatattgacTCGTGCATAACTCTTCTGatcaaatgttttttttattcatgGTGGCTATCCCATGAACGACAATAGGACTTTGTAGTTGATTCCTTGTGAATATTGGTTTAATGGTGAATTTATCTGCAGGTTTGGCACAGAAACCTGGCGTGATTCATTTGTTTAGATGTCATGGAGAAGTTGAATTCCAATTCACGAGATAGCGCAATGGGGCTTGAGGTGTCATTATTTGATTCCTAACGAGGACTGTTTTGTGAGGCACCTCTCCTGTCAGGTGGGTTTCGTACATTTCTTTCTGTTTGAGTTGTCGATTGAAAGATTCTTCCCCATGAGAACATACTGTGCGTGGGCCAATTTTCTCCTGCTGCTTTGCTATCAAGCTTCTGCCTTGCCCTTAGAAAGAGTTTGAGGAAAGAAAAGTGATCTTGTCAACTTTTTTCATGCCAGGAAGCCCAGATTCCACCATGCAAGAGCTTTACCTCGGTTGCCACATGAGAATGGCAGGCACCTAGCAGGGCTGCCATTTAGTCTTGGATCATCATCATGATTCCGGGCACATCTGTGGCAGACTTATGGGTCCTTTTGTGGCGACCAATATTAGCCTGGTGCAGTGCATGGTCTGGACTTGCATGCACACGGTACTCCCAGGATCTCTGATCCTATCTCTCTGTGTTCAGAATTACTTGTGAACTAGCTGGAGACTGTGGTATGCCACGTCAGATGCTGGAGGGCCCAGGTATGAGCTGGACTGTGGCTGTTGCTTAGTCTCAAATCCGGTTTGGGAGTGTCCCGTGGCTACCTGCTGTCGAAATCTCTGCTGATGTTGCATCAATTGATTCATGGTCACTGAGAGGACTCACATGCTGATTCATCACTGCAGCTTGCCATGCAAGCAGGCATGTGAGTTGTGCCGTCCTGCTGGGCACTGTCACATGACCAGGTGACTATGATGCTATATCTCACCGGAACAGTCAGGTCTGTTCCATGGATCATATGATGGTGTCATCTCTCTTGGAACAAGTTGCCATCAGCAGCCAATCTGCATCTCGCATGCTGTTTCGCAGCGTCGCTGCTGCCTCGTGTGCGTGGAAGGAGTGGTTAAAATGTACTAGTAATTGTCACTTGATTTGTTACGAAGAATCTGAGCTGAGGTAAGCCGTGGTTCGTTCCCTTGATGGCAAAGTATTACTGCACCCCTGAAAGCAACTGACCCGGCATTATGGTCTGGGCGACTCGTGAAATCCTCGCATCTGAGAGTGAGAGCAGACTGAGCAGCTACTCTGTCGCTTTCCCTTTTTCATTTGGCAAAGATTACTCGTATACAAGTCGGCCAAGGGGCCATTTTGTCACCTCCGGCACACCTGCGCCGAGCTCCAGAACAAAATATTTCCATATGTAGCTACAAGGTGTTCCTCTACAAGATCTTGAAAACGAAAAAACCTAGCTGCCTTCTTCAAAATCTCATCATATTTGACGGTTGCTTGTTTAGGCtccgtttggttctttagtccggactgGACTAAGATTCTTGtcccatcgaatgtttagatactaattaagagtattaaatatagactaattacaaaaccaattggacagatggaggctaatttgcgaaatgaatctattaaacctaattagtctatgatttgacaatgtgatgccacagtaaacatgtgctaatgatgaattaattaggtttaatagattcgtcttgtgaattagcctccatctgtgtaattagttttataattagctcatgtttgatCTTTCTAATTagtcttcgaatattcgatgtgacaggaatttagTTCGGACTAGAGAACCGAACGGGCTCTTAATCTTGCGCAGCCAACATATTGAACAGTTGATGCAGGGTCGATCCTTTTCtgtgtttttttcctcattCCAGTCAAAAGTTGATTGAACCAGTAGGTGGATGCTCTGGCTGCCTCCTATTGGACTCGGTCCTTGTTTACTTCCTAAGTTGGGGGTTGCAAatttggcattttgccataaatgcgatactgtagcgtttcgtttgtatttgtgaattattgtctaaatattgactaattaggctcaaaagattcgtctcgcaaagtacaataaaactatgcaattagttttttgatttcgtctacatttagttctatgtcaaaattgggagttgggagtgaagtaaacaagggctcgGCTGCGTTTGTTCCATAGCCGCAAAGTGAGCAGAATGCCATGCTTACATTCCCCTTTCCCGATAACCTTAGCCTGACCGCGCATCCCGTTCACACTCCTCAATCTGGACTTGCTGTTGGACGCCGTTTTGTTCCTCGTCTTTTCTGGCATCCTTCGCCGGCGTCATTCAGGCTGACAAACACAACTCCTCAGCTGGCTAACAGGGAAAACTTCTGCATTCGTTCAGCTAATGTCTGAAGACCAGGCACCCTCTAAATTCGGATTCAGCTTGAACAAGCCTCTGGGACGCCTCTGCTGCAGTTGAATCCCTAATAGGATGGCTATTGTATGTATTGTGTGCTTCACTGTTCCTTAGCTGTTTGTGCTTTGACTGCTGAGATCGGATCTGTAGTGGCCGTTGCTAGAGAATGAGGTTTGTTCATGACTTAACGTCTCTTTCCCAGCCTTGTCAGACAGCAGCAGTAGTAAGCACAGTTGATACTCAACTAAATATTTAAACTCCTAGAATCAAAAGGCTTGATATCTTCCTTTTTTTACCTACTTAATTGCATGCCTGAATCAGGGTCCCGATTGTTCATGTGGACATGTGGGCTCAGGTTAGTGTTAGAGCAACGATCAGCAGCTGGTTAATCGCCATCGCGGTCGCGGCTTATAGGTAAGGAGCAGGAAGAATTGGGCGGCTAATTATGGGGCTTGAGACCTCCAGATCTTGGGCCTTTTCAGTGCCATCTAGCTCGTGCTGTGCTGTGCATCCCTTTCCTGATCCTGTATTTGGTGAAGACCTGTCGGCCTCCTGCTCCTGCACGAACGGAGGCTTATCACCCAAGAATCTCCAGAACACGATGTCGATGGAGGCGACTAACATGATCCTTGAACCCTGGATTGTGCCTTGTCCTCATGCTCATCCATACTTCATCTCACAATCTGCGCAAACACTCGTGCTTCTGCTCACCAAGGTGTTGTATATGCCTATCCTTTTTTTCCTCATGTTTTGGCACATGATATCTTTCTGTCCAATCGTACGAGATAGGTAACAAACTATTTTTGTATCTCAGCAGTTTTGTGTTTTGCTTGGATGATGACAAAATGTGCAATTCTTTCGCCCAGGGGAGCGTGTGCTTGTGCTGTCGATCAGATTTGTATTCCAGCTTTCATGGCTCCTGTTGCctgaggggtgtttggttccctttgcttatttttagcacgtgtcacatcgaatgtttagatactaatgaggagtattaaacgtagactatttacaaaacccattatataagtggaagctaaacggcgagacgaatctattaagcctaattaatccatcattagtaaatatttactgtagcaacatattgtcaaatcatggactaattaggcttaatagattcgtttcgccgtttagcctccacttatataatagattttgtaaatagtctacgtttaatacttctaattagtatctaaacatttgatgtgatgggtgctaaaaataagcaggagaAATCAAACCAAATCCTAAGCTTCCTTCTCCCAAATCCCAATTGGTCGACCTCCATCTCCCGGATTCAAAAACTACGTCTGCAAGAGGGGGGGCCGCCTGTCCTTTTCATGACATAGACATGCTTATATTCGGGCTCATAATTCGCGCCTTGACCgcctttttttataaaaaaaatcatacacgATTAGAATTTGAGTACATTGATGCTGATATATTTGGGCCTACCTGCAAATAGGAAACACACAAATATTTACTATGAGCAGTTCTTCATGGAACCAGCTAGCATGCAAAATTGTGTGCATTGACTGATGACATGTATTTCTGTTTCGTGTGTATGATGCCTGCACAATTTTGGCTCAACTTGCAAGGATGGAAGCATTCCCTTTGGTGCTGACTGCCTCTGTTGGCACACGATGCCAAACTATCTGCTAATCATTGTCGTTGTTGCTCATGTGgatggatcttctttttggtctTGTTGTGTTGGGAAAAAGGCTGGATCTAATCTTTCTCTGGATCGATGCTAAAGAGCTGCACGCGACTTTTGCTGCTGCAATCTGTCAATGATGTGCTGAAAAAAGGCAGATCAACAAGTCGTGTAGTGGATGGGTGCCTTTTGCAGCCCAAAAGGACCAAAGCGAAAGACAGCGAGCGAAGAGATACATGTGCTTTGGTATTGGTATCTTCAGTTTTGTCCACGGTGTAACAGTTTAACATATTGGACTGAATGATTCTTCCATGGGGTTCATGATCAAGGTAGTAAAAGTTTGTTAACCTTTAGAATTTCCTCCCTCCATTcaaaattataagtcgttttgatttttctatatgcatagatattattatgcatctagacatagagtatatctaagtgcataacaaagtatataaatctaataaagctaaaacgacctataatttgggacggaggagtaGTTCATAATTCAAATAACATCTGCTTTAATTAAAGGAACTCCCACTTGTTTTTTCTTTAGAAAAGAACAGCGGGAAGTAAGAAAATGGTAGGTCTGTTTCACCGGGGCAAGTCAAGTCAAGTGGTACCTTGCAGTGTTTAAAATAGAGAAACTAGGCAGTGCCTATACGTCAGGCAGAGTAGCGCCGGTCCGCTTAATACTAAGCGTTTTGTCTAGGTGTTTTCCCCCAATTTTCTCTACATTTAGGTTTTATAATGTGCCATGTTATGTTTATTTTTTGGTGTTAATAACCAAAAGTACAAAAGCCTAGTTGCAACAGGTAAGCGAAGCCTAGGTGCTTGCCTAGTGGTTTTTCAAACACTACTCTCCATTTTAGAAAAATGTTGAGGCAATCAAGAAATCCGCATAAGTGAATATATAACCCACGGAAAAGTGGGCTAATCCAACCAATCTTGCTTGCACAATGGAAAGAGCCACAGACTTATCTCTCCAGCGAATTAAATTAGTCAAAGTTGGTCTCCATTCGGGAGGAAGAACCAAATATAATATTTGTGACAAGGTAATAGTTAAAAATGAATGAATTAATTAGCTTGTTCAGTTGTTCTAAATAtcatatatatttaaaaatggaatataaAATGGAGAGAGTACCTTATTAATTGAAATAGGAAGGGGCAACGAGTTGGTAAGAGAACCATCTTTCCAACTCTACTACTtaaggggggaaaaaagaaatttCATTGCATCTCTCTTTGTGCTTCGGACAGTTATTATAAGTGCCGAGTAGGTTTTCCGTTATCGGGCCGCATCATGGAGCACTTCCAATACAAATATACGCTTCTTTTAGGTGCTTGTATAATAATGTCCCCAAACTCAAATATTTTGGAtcccggactaaactttagtccctatcccatcgaatgtttggacactaattaggagtattaaatatagcctaattacaaaactaatttcacaacccctaggctaaatcgcgagagaaatctattgagcctaattagtccatgatttgacaatatggtgctacagtaaacattcactaatgatggattaattaggcttaatagattcgtctcgcgatttagcctaggggttctgcaattagttttgtaattagttcaggtttagtccttctaattatcatccgaatatccgatgtgacacgaactaaactttagctccggGATCAAACACCCCCAGTTCGTGCGTGCATTGCAACTTTGCAAATTGCAAGTGCCCTAGTTCCAGGGTGTGACAATTGGACCCAGACCCAGGCATTGGCATCCCAGGAAGCTAGCCTCCCCTACACGCTGCACGCCGTGTGATCACAACAGGGTAGCGCATGGATAGATGAGGTGGCACATGGCATGTCCTCCGATCC encodes the following:
- the LOC117857736 gene encoding zinc finger CCCH domain-containing protein 7 yields the protein MEDALATSPLAPPPAPLAAAAVLTRRRSHLDSASYRTLSRLFSHCLHLHPSPREGTALPEAEPAAANPTGGDSGDSLQVPRGADFDPLKNVEKEAADAGGPPLYGTVSPAREQPAAANPTGNPCEAGAPQRSHDDANEVVAVESTCVNTGAGVDESGIGAELVDVGDDALKSVKACLEMTEVDESVEGALGNEDGQLLLDAMMTNFTGLIDDVGAGVVPAQPCVVSGGELQNSKASEDLNQSVGRIEDGEPVTNLDHELNGDGGFEEGEIEGEFQALDSEESGDSELGDNDDSEEKLGGDSVSRGSGANKSSDHGTQFGNLHSTPEIIGNGHLTLNNDGVRGGAQISVTRAPAVSYDEIVDWNGTPLPDNMAPNPGKKRKRSMTEERKAKKTENKRKKRAQQRIADGVNRPKIQHVMKPKKPCHFYDHGKCQQGNKCKFSHDFTPSTKSKPCKHFACGSCLKGDDCPYDHELSKYECHNYKNNGMCIRGDRCKFSHVMQTTEGTPTQDAKPSDASLAYEKTNLREHTSSQKTSTVHNGEPVTSAPTKQQCSILKNLAGFSINSQNVSNRIPKGVQFLPIDKSGSNLSSLRLGALSIEKPRNANATQHQYLREHEAERQKIAKQNGQESLLDEKNSSNEATVHPFSDPKKATLPISSTATSVHTQPEVSEASRILQEFLFGAGS